The Haliotis asinina isolate JCU_RB_2024 chromosome 3, JCU_Hal_asi_v2, whole genome shotgun sequence genome segment TTTCACACTGTTCCAGTTAAATAGCGTCTAGAACCATcattatttgatagtgatttataaacacatacactttcattGCATTTGGTGATATGTCAATCACTTCATTCTCAATTCAAAGTTACACAGCTGTAATATCGTAATTACTGAGCATGGagttacacatacaaacagaaacaaGCGCACTTATAATATAGCCGTACATTTACAATCGTTTCTTCTAGTGACATGCACTTCTTATTGATGTGGAAACGGTTTTGGCCTTGCACCATGTCATATCCAAATTCGAGATGTAAACGAAAGCATGACGTTGTATATTTTTAACGAAATGACTATAGATCGTAGACAGATCACAGATGTTCAGAATGTATGTTATATTCAGAATAGATTTGTGTTGATTTCTTGTACTTTCAATTTAGTTTTAAatcatttcattatttacacaGCGTATTGTTCCTAATGCGTATTGCATGAACGTGGGTgggaaataaaacaatattcttCTGTGTATAATTATCCACAGATAAGATAATTATGATTATCATGAACCCAGATGTACTTATGtacagtaaatgagtgagttttgttttacgccacactgcaatattccagctatgtggcagcatTCTGTAaaaaatccagtctggaccagacaatccagtgatcaacagcatgagctgcGATCTGGGAAGTGATAacacttgtcaaccaagtcagggagccagAACACGCGATCCCATTAGaagcctctaacgacaagcattgattactgaagaccaatattctaaccagGATGTTCATGAGTTATTTATGTACAGTCAGGGTGTTACAGTGGTGAATGTCTTGGTGTAGTCATGTGAATAATCATTATCCTCTCAAGTACTTTGCAAAGATAACCAGTTATTACTCGTAtatgtaagtgtttgtttttattgtacGAACAGGATGTTCAGGAGAACAAAACATGTACGACGTTTGAAGATGTGGAACATATAAACATTTAAGTGTTATCTTAACAAAAATCAATCTCAGATAACAAATATAATCCACAGGTTAaacattaatatttatattgatGTATTAAATTAATGAGATATGCACCAAAGGGAAACGAAACATAAACATTTCGAAAGTGACAGTAAATCTCTATTCCGGTGTACGATTCTCTTGACTACAAGAATATGTTATTGAATTAAACGTAAACATTCATATTAATATATCAATACTGACTTCTTGaaaaaagagagaaagaaacaaaactcaagcaaaaaaacaaacaaacaaaaaaacccaaaaaaaccaaaaaaaaccccaaacactcCCCAtatcaaaccaaacaaaacaaaaacgacaacaacaaaaaaccccaaaacgaaacgaaacaaaaacatttcgaGATTGTTGATAGTAAATCTCTTTTCCTGTTTGTGATCTCGTGACCATACGAATGTGTCACTGAATCACTTTTAATTATTATATCAATTTGATTTAACCATAATATCATTTTAACGTCATTATACAGTGTACCAGAAAGCAGTTTTACATTACTGGTAACGGTAACatggaaaatatgtttctcaatGTTATGAAATCTTAAACGAAAGATACATCTAAACAAACGGAACCAAAGAACCACCATATGAATACAGGAAAAACatataaattttgtttttcaaagtccgttgaaaaatattgtataTCAAGTTGAAAAACATGTTCATGAGGCGAAGTGTTTCTgtcacaatatttcatttcccaTGAAGCTTGTACAATAGTGTTGGTAAGTTTCACGGACAACGTGTGTGTAACAGTGATAGGTCGTAAAGTTGCGAAAGCTGTGTTGACTGGAACCCAGACGTTGTAAGCTATCGACTTATACGACAACCTTGTCATCGGGATTAAGACCCAGACTTTGGTATGTGGGAGGACCAGAGGCAACGGCGTGGTCGTACGATGGTGGCAACCCAGCTGAACCTGCTGAAACACATGGCCCTTTCAACTTGGGGGCTTTCACAGTGCCTTTAGTGTTGCCCTTTTCAGTTGAAGCCTGTCTTCGGTGTCTCTTCCGGCTACGAATTACGCACGCACAGACAACGATGAAGACAGCCAGTGTCAGAACACCGGCGATGACGCCAAACACGATCGGGTGGCGGTTGACCCGTCCTGGATTAACTGAAAACATCGTGCATctatttatacatatattctaAACATCCCTTAACATTACAATTCTATTACAAACCAAATTTCTTCATTTTTCACTTTGCACAGTGTCAGAGAATCAATCAAAAGATTTTTACAGTATTTGTGCGTGGCTTAACTGCTCCTTTTATGCGACCAATTAGTTATCTTTTGGATAACGAGACGTAAAGTGAAAGCACGAACGTGCTCTGTAATGGAATGGTTTTGACGCTTTTTCTTCCACTTTCACTTTTTCTTCCACTGTTAAGCATGTTACATAATTATCTataatttgtttcggtaaaCATTAAAGACTTTATGACAATATGAGTTGCATATGAAATCTTTACGTATGTGCCCAAAACAAAAGTTAATTACCACCAAACTCAAGCAGTTTGCGGTGAGGTGTGTCGGTATACAATTTATGCTACGGAAAATATTGCAATGACACCATACTGAATCTTTAAGAATGTTGTTAAATGGTATGACACAATGCACTCACTATACACGATGAGAAAGCCGTATTCTATCTCAAATGTAGACCCAGGAGAATTGACATCAGAGTGAAATTTGACGTATAGGTACTTCCCAGAGCTGGATACAGAGACGTCATCACCTCGGCACCATTTTCCAAGAGACCGATCGGAAACATGGTAACCTAGGGCATAGATCATGCTTACGTCACATACATGTCCACcattacacaaaattgaaatgccTGACAGCGTTGTTTCTCAAACTAGTTTTTACTAGGGTGAGAAAGTTAATGGGTCAATGATCACGACCTTTCAAACAAAGTCAATGTGGGGGAACACATAAACGACACTATCCATACCTACTCTGGGATCGAACCAGCAACTTCTGTGTAACTACTACAAAGCATTCAGTATAAGACAGAAACAATTGTCAAGTACAAATACAGTCAATATCATTccatgtttatgtgtgtgagtgagtgggtttagtgttatgccacactcagtaatattcatgCTATATCGCGACGGcttgtaaagaatcgagtctggaccatacattccagtggtcaacatcatgaacatcgatctacgaatttgggaaatgatgacctgtgtcaaccaagtcagtgagcctgactgcccagcctcgctagtcgccttttacgacaaacatgggttattgATGATCAAATCTAACTCAGATCTTCGCGGATCCTATGTTTATGTAGcaacatatatattattatacattGATCATGAGAACTATGTAAAAAACATACCTACCATCAAATACTTCAATATAGTCTGTAACACATCCCTCAGAGTTCTGGAAGCTAGACAAATTCATGCTGAGATCAATGCTCGTTGCAGTTGTTCGTAATCTCCAAGACAAGTCAACATTTCTGAAATTGAAATGCGTACGGAACACATTGTAATAGTACATATTAGTAGGTGACTTGAGATTATGCATACTGACATATAATCATAGCATAAAGTGtaacaatatatgtataaacatacacgtacatgacatttacatgcagagagacacatacgcacacgcacacgcacacgcgcacacacatatTATCAACATTCCGGTCAGAAAAGGtctgtcgtaagatgcgactaacgggatcgagttgACACGTGGCATCGTATGCCatctgcgtagatcaatgcttatgatgttgatcaatgaCTTGTCTGGTCCAAGATAGATTATTTAGAGTCCACGGCAATATACATGCAGCTGAAAtcttgatgagtgcggcgttaaacaatatacCGACCTACAAGACACATAAATAATTAACTCTTTTGGTATTGTACTTTTGAACGGAATGAGGATAAGTCAGCCGCAGGTATATGACAGTCCATACACTCAACACACATTCATATAAACTCAAATTTTGAATAGATCGGGTGTAAGGAAACGGTTACCAAACTTGCATTTTCAACACAGCTGCTGTGACTTCATTCATTCTCCATATTTATGGGGAAAAAGTTATTCCATGGTCAAAGAGGTAACGAGAGTTTATGGTAACAGTCACATGAAACATAGACATACACTAACACTTATTGACAGTTTATATTGGTTTATATTTATCCTCATTTTGATACTTCCGGGTACTTGTATGAGTCCTCCTTACCTAATATTCTGGCCGCGAGTTTGCCTTAGCGGGGAAATGACAGTTCTGTTGTAATTATCATCGGAGATTTCCTCATGACGATGCACTGTAAATATGAAGAATTTGGTTACAATTTATATCACACTCAGTGAAACAGTGTTATGTCGAAATTAAAGCGACCTAGGTAAATTCTACTCGAGTTATCCCAGGTTTACACAACCATAAAACAGTTACTACATAGAAAAGGACCCAGCTGTTACATCGAAGCAACCGGATGTTCGACAATTCGACACAGCGGTATCTGACGGTAAAAGACGTTAATATTTAAGAGCAGTAGCTTGGATCTAATTTTCGAAAACTGTGCCACTATTTTGCTATTGAATTCATCATGCAGCACCCACCATTttacccgtgaaaatccgggttagctTTGATCTTCAATGACCCatgtttgtcgcaagaggcgactaacgggatcgggtggttaagcTCGCTGACGtaggtgacacatgtcatcgtatcccaattgaataggttgatgctcattgtgttaaccactggattgtttggtccagactccataATTTAATGGCCTCGTCTGCCAAGTAGTTAGAATACTGCTTATAGTAGagttaaccaaccaaccaacttacCATGATAGTTCCCACTGGTGTACCTCAACTTGAACATCCACTTATTGCTTGTGTTAAACTCAATCCTCATATATCTGCCTATACTGGTAAACGTTTCCAGTTTCTTCTTCCCAGCACAAACATCTCCCATCCTATAATCACCAGGGCCAGCTCCTGGTATAACATACAGAAACAATTTCATGTTTCCTTCAGCTGAGTCAGTGTGAATTCCATACATAAAGTATGCCCAAAGCGCTACAAAATCAACATACAAATCATTGAAACAGCTTTCGGTGCATAAAGGAATAAACTGGCTGAATATTTGGACTAGAGTTGGTAACATCTTCTAAAAAGGTATCTTTCATAGACATTTTGGAAGCTTTATAGAGGGAGATTGACTCGGCTCAATTAGCATATGAGAACATTGAGATCATTTACACCTCACCATCAAATACTGCCAAGTGGTCTCCATAGCTTGATTTATCACAGGCAAGGACGGTAACTCTGACCTTTTCTGTCTCCTTTGCTTCAATTATCCATGAACACATCCATCCTCTGTGAATAAACGATAAAGACGACTTACTAAATCTCTCCACTTGTCTACCACGTCCTATCATATTAACAAGCAGAGAATTGACCAGTATTGCCGTTATATTTTGGCCTGTGTGATTATGTCTGATATTAAATACCCGCCTCAATAGCCTCAATTATCCCAATCGATGAATGatttggggtaaaaggcaaAACACCGACCGACATAGCAGGAAAGGATCTGTGAAAGGATTGCAGCAGTTATTCAGGAAAGACCCGGGTGATATAAGGCGTACACAGGCTTACCACTTGGTATATGGGGCAACTGAgattcaaactttcaaacagCGGATCCTGAACTGGTTTAGTGAGTGTGCACAAGCTGGGCATCTTATCCCAGTGGGTCACTTTAAGTGGTGCGGGTACAAACCCACACCCCAAACACTAATGTGTTTATGACAATTACAATCTGACCAATGATCAAAGACGTCACTCGCTTGTGCTTAACATTAACATTTGGGCATTTAGTCGTTTACAACTATACGGGGTTCAGGTACAAACATCCACCAAAGGCACGTCTCAATACGCTTCCTTTCGTGCACTACagacccgtgaatatccggggtagaatcggcctttagcaatccatgcttgtcataaaaggcgactatatgcgtgtcgtaagaggcgactaacaggatcgtgtAGTCATGGTccccgacttggttgacacatgtcattggttcctaagcgtgcagattgatgttcatgctgttgatctctggttggtctggtccagactggattatttacagacaaccgccatatagctggaatattgctgagtgcactcGTGCACTGCATTTGATATACAAATACAGAGTTTATTGAATGAAGAACATATGGTTAACATACTTCGGGAGATTCAGTGGGTAGTCGGACGAGGTAAGTAGCTTCGGTGTTACTGATGCCGAGAGGGAGATTGTTCCACAAACGCTGGATGCTGTTGGTGTCGGACCAGTTGTAGTTGACATCGAGGGTTCTATAAACATTCTCAATGTCACCACAGAATATAACAGCACGAACGTCATTATTCAGTTTAGGaacttttaaaaaattaaaattaaattataGATTGAAGGTAAATTTAAACTGTTGCTGACGATGTGAATATTGATCACTTCCACATGCTATGTCCATTGACACTAACAAGAATATAAACTTTTGCATTGAGCACTAAATAACCCGGTAATATCTCTGTAACCTTTTCAGGTCTTCATAAGAATCTCCATTGGGATTTATAACCTTAACGGTGATATTTTCTTTCCACTTTAGATGCTAATAACTCCAGGCTaagtttatttcttgttttacgtaTTTTTGTCTCAGAAAATCTGAGGGCAGTAgggaaaaacaaaatgaaaataaaaataattaccAGTCAATATAATATGCCTATTAAGTACCCAAAGTATTTTCTTTTGGCAAtaatgaagtgtatatgggacAAAAAATCTGAAAACGTTTTCGTGTCAGTTTACATTCCTGTCCGTAAGAcgagaaataaaactggtctgaTCAAAAGACAAAAAAATCCAATACTGCTACTTACCTGAACTTACAGATGGtactgaaacacaattaacacaAGAAATGATTGATCACGAACGTGTAGATACTTCCCGGTTTCGATAAACGTTAGCTTGTACGTAACGCAAGCCCTAATGACACACTTTCGGTGTCATCGGTTCCttataatttgtttgtttatcatatATGTAATACCGTACTCAAAAACAGTTCCACGGTGTCAAGTCGATCTGCagataactgagtctggacatcGATCCACGTAACTGGGGCACGATAACATTAATCAGTGTCAATCATTCGACCTGGCCATATTGAGAACATGCTGGTATGTACAAACCAGATCGATTTCTTGCTTCACTTTTAGCACGCCATAAACTCAGTGCAAATTTACCCATATCGCCAACGAATATTTACCTGTTTTATGAAGCCCATGAGCTTGAGTATGGTAGCTACGGACCCAGGATGATAAGAAGGGcgaatctgggattcgaacctgatCAGTGGGTCGTGGTACAATAAGATACGCACGGGGATTGGAGATGACTGTTACAATTTGGGGTATGGTTCACATTTAAGACTGAGAGAGAATAGTTCAGCGACGCATATAGCAATACCACATCAGTGACACTCGAGATAAGATTCACACATAACACCCAGTCTGGGGAATCGAGaccggtcttcagcgtgacgaacatACGCTTTAACAACCAGGGTCtcttttcacgaagcaaccttcaCTACGGTTAACCTTCACTCTCATTCTTTGACAATGCactatgatcaccttagtgctttgtgaaaggaggccctggtcACCAGTTTGCCATTTCACATTAGGAAAAATTCTGTACATAAACTATGCAtaaacagacacaaacacaggtCATACAGAGGGGAAGCTGGGACATACCTGTGTTAATAATATGCATAAATCGGGAAAGATGGAGGTCAGGGGAACGTCCGAGTGTACGTGAGCTTTGTTATCGTGGTATACACGTTTGTGTGTTATGCTACAGTGTGAGATATATCTACCATTCTCCATTTTCCGCTCAACTGACATTACTGGGACgttgttgacagtctgtatagCGTGTGTGACAGTGCAatacttacatataacagagaCCAATACTACTCCACAAATAGTCGATAACGCCATCATCCCCAGATGCATGTTGTAGATAGCAAATGCGCAGTAGCGAGACACGGACTGAAACAAGAAACACGGTATTCTAGTTCCGGGTACCACTACATGATGACGGAGAAATACACCTGAGCCACCTATAGAGGGCGCCTCTTTATTCAGTGTTGTATTACAGTTGGGAGCGCCCCTAGTATTTACATCCAACTCAGTGGTCTTCAGTGACGACACAAAACGTCAGTGGAGCAAGGCGCGATCGATCACAAAGAAGCTCGATTGCACTGGCATTTCCTTTATCCTACCTATGAAAACACTGTTGAATTCGGCGTACCTAACGACATTTATTTCACTTATGGAGACGCTCGCTGTACGCTTATGGTATCGCGTTAATCACGCTCAAGTTGTCTCGTAGTCAAAGGCTACATAAACATGGATAGTCATCTTATATAGGTCAGGGTGAACGGCTTGATGTTCTTGGCTTGTTGCCAATTTTGATTAACTGACAGGTGACATACGTGCTTGTATATCCATGACTACATGAAACAGACCAGAAATATTTCCTGGGCTACGCCTTTCATTCACATTATGACGAGATATGTACAGGAATATATTTTTACGAATTTATTCGCGAACAAAGATAACGAGGTAACTCGTATGACTATTAGTATAGGAGTCACATGGTAGAATAATATTATACAATATCGATTCGGTTAGATTCCCAGAGCTGGATGGCTGCATATATAACATTAGTAAACTGCCCATTTGGATGGGATGGGAGAAATTATTGCCGagttaaacatgtaaaatatattcagttaCTGACGTATGCCCAAAGGAGGGAAGATTCAGCATTCGTTTCATCAATCAGTGTTACACTACGCTCTTTCTTTCTGCAAAACAGAAGAGCGATACTATAGCCCAGCGGTGAaagtgttcgctcttcacgttgtagacccgggtttgatttcccacacttatgcaatgtgtgaagcccattactggtgtccaacccttgaagatctgaaggttggaactgatcttcagtatgaCCAgtagtggcgactaacgggatcgggtgctcaggttcggtgacttggttgacacatatcatcgtagcccaattgcgtagatcgatgctcatacggTTGATGACTGGActgcctggttcagactcaattatttacaggccgccgtaatttagctggaatattggagagtgcggcgtaaaactacagtaattcactcactcaggtgtccagtgccgtgatactgctgaacCACACATCATCGATCGCCATAAAGAGGCAACGTAAATTCACCAATGCTGTCACTGGCAGTTTCATTCTAGTTGGAAGCCATACACGTTCCATCAATACGACGTCTGTCTGTAAATTAATAATATGTATTCGGGATTACGCAATCCAGAAAATCAATTCTGTGAATAACGATCTAT includes the following:
- the LOC137277890 gene encoding bone morphogenetic protein 1-like, which codes for MHLGMMALSTICGVVLVSVILPSVSSEPSMSTTTGPTPTASSVCGTISLSASVTPKLLTSSDYPLNLPKGWMCSWIIEAKETEKVRVTVLACDKSSYGDHLAVFDGAGPGDYRMGDVCAGKKKLETFTSIGRYMRIEFNTSNKWMFKLRYTSGNYHVHRHEEISDDNYNRTVISPLRQTRGQNIRNVDLSWRLRTTATSIDLSMNLSSFQNSEGCVTDYIEVFDGYHVSDRSLGKWCRGDDVSVSSSGKYLYVKFHSDVNSPGSTFEIEYGFLIVYINPGRVNRHPIVFGVIAGVLTLAVFIVVCACVIRSRKRHRRQASTEKGNTKGTVKAPKLKGPCVSAGSAGLPPSYDHAVASGPPTYQSLGLNPDDKVVV